A stretch of the Vagococcus xieshaowenii genome encodes the following:
- a CDS encoding undecaprenyl-diphosphate phosphatase codes for MDWFNILKAIILGIVEGITEWLPVSSTGHLILVQEFINFDARPEFIEMFNVVIQLGAILAVVIIFFNKLNPFAPSKSKEEQKDTWSLWFKVVVGCIPAGILGILLDDWFESNFHKFLPIAIMLILYGVLFIIIENYNKGRSPKINNFKEFTYQTAFLIGLFQVLALMPGTSRSGATILGALLIGTSRFVATEFSFFLSIPVMFGGSLVKLLKFFSEGTGFQGDELTVLLIGSLVSFLVSIVAIKFLLSFIKTNDFKPFGWYRIILGIILIGYWIIFL; via the coding sequence ATGGATTGGTTTAATATTTTAAAAGCAATTATTCTAGGAATCGTTGAAGGGATTACAGAATGGTTGCCAGTTAGTAGTACTGGACATCTTATCTTAGTTCAAGAGTTTATTAATTTCGATGCTCGTCCTGAATTTATAGAGATGTTTAACGTTGTCATTCAATTAGGCGCTATCTTAGCGGTTGTCATTATTTTCTTCAACAAATTAAATCCTTTTGCTCCTTCAAAGAGTAAAGAGGAACAAAAAGATACTTGGTCTCTTTGGTTCAAAGTGGTAGTTGGATGTATCCCTGCAGGTATATTGGGGATTTTATTAGACGATTGGTTTGAATCGAATTTCCACAAGTTTTTACCAATTGCGATTATGTTAATCTTATACGGGGTTCTCTTTATTATTATTGAAAACTATAATAAAGGTCGCTCTCCAAAAATCAACAATTTTAAAGAGTTCACTTATCAAACTGCTTTCTTAATTGGCTTGTTCCAAGTATTAGCCTTAATGCCAGGAACATCACGTTCTGGTGCAACTATTTTAGGCGCTTTATTAATCGGAACATCACGCTTTGTTGCAACGGAATTTTCATTCTTCCTAAGTATTCCCGTCATGTTCGGTGGTAGCTTAGTGAAGTTATTAAAATTCTTTAGCGAAGGAACAGGTTTCCAAGGCGATGAGCTAACTGTTTTATTAATCGGCTCACTTGTTTCATTCTTAGTATCAATTGTCGCGATCAAGTTCTTATTAAGCTTTATCAAAACAAATGACTTCAAACCATTCGGATGGTATCGTATTATCTTGGGTATTATCTTAATCGGTTACTGGATTATCTTCTTATAA
- a CDS encoding ABC transporter permease subunit (The N-terminal region of this protein, as described by TIGR01726, is a three transmembrane segment that identifies a subfamily of ABC transporter permease subunits, which specificities that include histidine, arginine, glutamine, glutamate, L-cystine (sic), the opines (in Agrobacterium) octopine and nopaline, etc.) has product MKHFYRWFTALILLITTITLFGGTTLATDDDNVFRVGMEAGYPPFNWTQQDDANGAVPIEGSKEYAGGYDVEMAKKIAEGLGKELVIVKTSWDGLPPALTSGKIDAIIAGMSPTEERRKAIDFTEAYHDASLVIMVKKGSPFENATSLKDFAGAKLTAQMGTLHYDAIDQIDGVQKELAMGDFPEMRVALDSGIIDGYVSESVEGKTAKKVNPNFIAVEFSKENGFQQSDSDSTAAIGLKKGSDLREDINAILASIPVTERESIMNTAIEQQPDTANDLSWFGWVMKIAKENWPMFLRGAAMTLFISILGTIIGTAIGMGIGIFRAIPTPKKAGKNFFYKLLNGLFSIYIEIFRGTPMIVQSMVIYYGLAQAFGINMNRTLAAVLIVSINTGAYMTEIVRGGIFSVDKGQFEAAQAIGMTHFQTMRHVVIPQVIRNILPATGNEFVINIKDTSVLNVIAVSELFFSAKTVAGANFRFFETFFIICVIYFVMTFLVTQILRYIERRMDQPKKYYAPYANQMQVQKIEQE; this is encoded by the coding sequence ATGAAACACTTTTATCGATGGTTCACTGCACTTATTTTATTGATCACAACAATCACCTTATTTGGTGGTACAACCTTAGCCACTGATGATGACAACGTCTTTCGTGTAGGAATGGAAGCAGGTTATCCCCCATTCAACTGGACACAACAAGATGATGCTAACGGTGCTGTGCCGATTGAAGGCTCTAAAGAATATGCTGGCGGTTACGATGTCGAAATGGCCAAAAAAATCGCCGAAGGGCTAGGAAAAGAACTTGTAATCGTCAAAACTTCTTGGGATGGTCTCCCACCTGCCCTAACATCAGGTAAGATCGATGCCATTATCGCTGGTATGTCACCTACTGAAGAACGAAGAAAAGCGATTGATTTTACTGAGGCTTATCACGATGCCTCTTTAGTTATCATGGTAAAAAAAGGCTCACCCTTTGAAAACGCAACGTCATTAAAAGATTTTGCTGGTGCTAAACTAACTGCACAAATGGGGACACTACACTATGATGCCATTGATCAAATAGACGGTGTCCAAAAAGAATTAGCGATGGGTGATTTTCCAGAGATGCGTGTAGCATTAGATTCGGGAATTATTGATGGCTATGTATCAGAAAGCGTAGAAGGAAAAACAGCCAAAAAAGTCAATCCAAACTTCATCGCAGTGGAATTCAGCAAAGAAAACGGCTTCCAACAATCAGACTCAGATTCAACAGCTGCCATTGGATTGAAAAAAGGAAGCGACTTACGCGAGGATATTAATGCCATTTTAGCAAGTATTCCTGTTACTGAGCGTGAATCAATCATGAACACTGCAATCGAACAACAACCTGATACAGCTAACGATTTAAGTTGGTTTGGCTGGGTCATGAAAATTGCGAAAGAAAACTGGCCGATGTTCTTACGTGGGGCCGCTATGACATTGTTCATTTCAATTCTAGGAACGATTATCGGAACAGCTATCGGAATGGGAATTGGTATTTTCCGTGCCATTCCTACACCAAAAAAAGCGGGTAAAAACTTCTTCTACAAGTTATTGAATGGTTTGTTCTCTATTTATATTGAAATTTTCCGTGGCACACCGATGATTGTACAATCAATGGTTATCTACTACGGTTTAGCTCAAGCGTTTGGCATCAACATGAACCGTACGTTAGCAGCGGTTTTAATCGTTTCAATCAACACGGGAGCTTATATGACCGAAATCGTGCGTGGTGGTATTTTCTCTGTGGATAAAGGACAATTCGAAGCCGCTCAAGCTATCGGAATGACTCATTTCCAAACAATGAGACACGTTGTCATACCGCAAGTAATCCGAAATATTTTACCAGCTACAGGTAATGAATTTGTTATTAACATTAAAGATACTTCTGTATTAAACGTTATCGCCGTATCTGAATTATTCTTCTCTGCCAAAACAGTAGCCGGTGCGAATTTCCGATTCTTTGAAACATTCTTCATCATCTGTGTGATTTATTTCGTGATGACATTCTTAGTCACACAAATTTTACGCTACATAGAGCGCCGTATGGATCAACCGAAGAAATACTACGCACCATATGCTAATCAAATGCAAGTGCAAAAAATCGAACAAGAATAG
- a CDS encoding amino acid ABC transporter ATP-binding protein codes for MENMIEIIDLHKQYGDNLVLKGVDLSIKPGEVVTIIGSSGSGKSTLLRCINLLEEPTSGDIKFKGDSILAENYSLSTLRTHLGMVFQHFNLFENLDVLQNCVVGQVQVLKRNPKEAHQIALANLEKVGLADFAHAQPKQLSGGQKQRVAIARALSMNPDCLLFDEPTSALDPEMVGEVLKIMRELADEGLTMVIVTHEMIFARDVSDRVIFMNQGVVAEEGTPEEIFNHPKEERTKEFLKRVLDNN; via the coding sequence ATGGAAAATATGATTGAAATTATCGATTTACACAAACAATATGGTGATAATTTAGTCCTTAAAGGTGTTGATTTAAGTATTAAACCTGGTGAAGTCGTAACGATTATTGGCTCATCTGGTTCAGGTAAATCAACCCTACTACGCTGTATTAACCTTTTAGAAGAACCAACAAGTGGTGATATCAAATTCAAAGGTGACAGTATTTTAGCTGAAAATTATTCACTTTCTACATTACGTACACACTTAGGTATGGTATTCCAGCATTTCAATCTGTTTGAAAACTTGGATGTTTTACAAAACTGTGTCGTTGGACAAGTGCAAGTCTTAAAAAGAAATCCTAAAGAGGCGCATCAAATCGCCTTAGCTAATCTAGAAAAAGTTGGCCTTGCAGACTTTGCTCATGCCCAACCAAAACAGCTCTCAGGTGGGCAAAAACAACGTGTCGCGATTGCTCGTGCTCTATCTATGAATCCTGATTGTTTACTATTTGATGAACCAACCTCGGCTCTTGATCCTGAAATGGTGGGAGAAGTATTAAAAATCATGCGTGAGTTAGCCGATGAAGGCTTAACAATGGTGATTGTGACACACGAAATGATTTTCGCTCGTGATGTATCCGATCGTGTCATCTTTATGAACCAAGGCGTTGTCGCTGAAGAAGGTACACCTGAAGAAATATTTAACCATCCTAAAGAGGAACGAACGAAAGAATTCTTAAAACGTGTTTTAGACAACAATTAA